In the Longimicrobiales bacterium genome, one interval contains:
- a CDS encoding DUF5916 domain-containing protein, with protein sequence MTAVAALLLFTSAPSAITAQAVNGADVPTMRAYRLEGSISIDGRLDEEIWSRFPAAKDFVQKEPVEGDPALNDSEAWILYDDDAIYMGALVRDATPETIMRNMNRRDAVALGQYDYFEVMFDPNLDGRTGYRFRVTAANVQTDRYLYDDAREDAAWNAVWESAVRIVPEGWTIEFRIPLSQIRYESADGPQTWGINFGRRRISDNELTRFALESSLVTGRVSQFGLIEGIDLVGSPSRAEARPYVVSTARSAAATPGNPFFDGSDMSARAGFDLRYGLGSAFTLDAAINPDFGQVEADPAVVNLTAFETFFQEQRPFFVEDARVFDFPLSGSNKSVFYTRRIGRAPRGRAPSGADFTDAPEASTILAATKITGRTANGLSVGAMAALTEQEEGSAFFSGTGEITEFTVEPRAGFGIVRIEQDLNGGGSNIGGIFTALKRSLPGDGSFDDLTSSSFNAGVDFGHHWSNRGYYVGGFLANTHVRGDAEAITRIQRASNHYRQRPDLAWAELDSTATQLTGAEWRLQAEKRRGSLRWSVWAAQVTPDFEVNDIGFSTSPERVDGGASLSYQQIEPTSIFRKYNVRLTTFHNFSHEAFNDVWSLDSWDQAHTAGTFSANVNTTLNNFWTVNTSTSYTPDRMSRTLTRGGPMMIDPAVRSFTVSVGNDNRSFVWVRSSLNLQRGTRGSGSSTRASLGLSVQPSARLRLSFDPRLTWAEEGVQYVTTSGALPFPTTYGDRYLFADIERRSLSAVTRANYTFTPDLTFEFYSQALLSSGDYTRYKQLAAPETYSFDAFEEGTYSEAGGTPTCLGGRTCENSVHTRFIDFDGNGTTDSSFQDRDFNVRSLRTTAVLRWEYRPGSTIFFVWQRRQAGSSSTGDFDFGRDLGAMFDANADDRFIMKVNLWLSN encoded by the coding sequence GTGACCGCAGTTGCCGCTCTGTTGCTTTTTACTTCGGCCCCGAGCGCGATAACCGCACAAGCCGTGAACGGCGCAGACGTCCCAACAATGCGGGCTTATCGGCTTGAGGGGTCCATTTCGATCGATGGGCGACTCGACGAAGAGATCTGGTCCCGGTTCCCGGCCGCGAAGGACTTCGTCCAGAAGGAACCGGTGGAGGGCGACCCAGCCCTGAACGACTCGGAGGCATGGATCCTATACGACGACGACGCCATCTACATGGGTGCGCTCGTCCGAGACGCCACTCCCGAGACGATCATGCGCAACATGAATCGTCGGGACGCTGTCGCCCTGGGGCAGTACGACTACTTCGAAGTGATGTTCGACCCGAACCTCGACGGCCGGACCGGATATCGATTTCGAGTCACGGCAGCCAACGTCCAGACGGATCGGTACCTCTACGACGACGCGAGAGAAGACGCGGCATGGAACGCCGTCTGGGAATCAGCCGTCCGAATCGTGCCGGAAGGATGGACCATCGAATTCCGAATCCCACTGTCACAGATACGCTACGAGTCGGCGGACGGCCCGCAGACTTGGGGAATCAACTTCGGGCGGCGGCGCATATCGGATAACGAACTGACCCGCTTCGCGTTGGAATCCAGTCTCGTCACGGGACGGGTGAGCCAGTTCGGGCTCATCGAAGGGATCGATCTGGTCGGATCGCCGAGTCGCGCAGAGGCTCGGCCTTATGTGGTCTCGACCGCTCGCAGCGCCGCAGCGACTCCCGGGAACCCGTTCTTCGACGGGAGCGATATGTCCGCCCGCGCAGGCTTCGATCTCCGGTACGGGCTCGGAAGTGCGTTCACGCTGGACGCCGCCATCAACCCCGACTTCGGGCAGGTCGAGGCAGATCCAGCGGTCGTGAACCTCACCGCCTTCGAGACCTTCTTCCAAGAGCAGCGCCCGTTCTTCGTGGAAGACGCGCGTGTCTTCGACTTTCCGCTTTCTGGCAGCAACAAATCGGTCTTCTATACGAGGCGAATCGGCCGCGCGCCGCGTGGGAGAGCACCTTCGGGCGCCGACTTCACGGATGCTCCTGAGGCGAGCACGATCCTAGCCGCAACCAAGATCACGGGGCGGACGGCGAACGGACTCTCGGTGGGTGCGATGGCCGCGCTCACCGAACAGGAAGAAGGCTCGGCATTCTTCAGTGGAACGGGCGAGATCACCGAGTTCACCGTCGAACCACGGGCGGGCTTCGGCATCGTGCGTATTGAGCAGGATCTCAACGGCGGCGGCAGCAACATCGGCGGCATATTCACAGCACTAAAGCGGAGCCTTCCCGGGGACGGGTCGTTCGACGACCTCACGAGCTCGAGCTTCAATGCGGGCGTCGACTTCGGACACCACTGGAGCAACCGCGGCTACTACGTCGGTGGCTTTCTCGCGAACACTCACGTACGGGGGGACGCCGAGGCTATCACCCGCATCCAGCGCGCGTCGAATCACTACCGGCAGCGTCCCGATCTCGCCTGGGCCGAGTTGGACTCCACGGCGACGCAACTCACGGGGGCGGAATGGCGCCTTCAAGCCGAGAAGCGTCGGGGCAGCTTGCGCTGGTCCGTCTGGGCCGCTCAGGTCACGCCGGACTTCGAGGTAAACGACATCGGCTTCAGCACGTCACCGGAACGCGTCGATGGCGGAGCGAGCCTGAGTTATCAGCAGATCGAGCCGACCAGCATCTTCCGAAAATACAACGTGCGACTGACGACATTCCACAACTTCAGTCATGAAGCGTTCAACGACGTGTGGTCCCTCGACTCGTGGGATCAAGCTCATACAGCTGGCACATTCTCCGCCAATGTAAACACGACGCTCAACAACTTCTGGACCGTGAACACGAGCACGTCGTATACACCGGACCGCATGAGCCGGACGTTGACGCGCGGCGGACCGATGATGATCGATCCCGCGGTGAGGAGCTTCACGGTGAGTGTCGGCAACGACAATCGGAGCTTCGTATGGGTGCGGTCGAGCCTGAACCTGCAACGAGGGACACGCGGCTCAGGTTCTAGCACGCGCGCGAGCCTTGGGCTCTCGGTGCAGCCTTCCGCGCGCCTCCGCCTGTCCTTCGACCCGAGGCTCACGTGGGCCGAGGAGGGCGTGCAATATGTCACCACCTCGGGAGCGCTCCCGTTCCCAACTACCTACGGCGATCGCTACCTGTTCGCAGACATCGAACGGCGGTCGCTCTCTGCGGTGACCCGGGCCAACTACACCTTCACACCGGACCTCACCTTCGAGTTCTACAGCCAGGCGCTGCTCTCATCAGGAGACTACACGCGCTACAAGCAACTGGCGGCTCCAGAGACATACTCCTTCGACGCATTCGAAGAGGGCACGTACTCCGAGGCTGGAGGCACTCCGACTTGTTTGGGCGGACGCACCTGCGAGAACTCTGTCCACACACGGTTCATCGACTTCGACGGAAACGGAACCACGGATTCATCATTTCAGGATCGTGACTTCAATGTCCGGTCCCTCCGCACCACGGCCGTGCTGCGTTGGGAATACCGTCCGGGCTCGACGATCTTCTTCGTCTGGCAGCGCCGTCAGGCGGGCAGTTCCAGCACTGGAGACTTCGATTTCGGTCGAGATCTAGGGGCGATGTTCGACGCGAATGCAGACGATCGTTTCATCATGAAGGTGAATCTCTGGCTGTCCAACTAG
- a CDS encoding PhoU domain-containing protein has product MWKEIVTLFKSEGPLQEAYDEAILALRESHSMFDDAVAHLHSEGVMETDIYKRDRRINKYERSVRRKIVTHMSVSSKPDINLGLILTSIVIDIERIGDYTKNIVELAVSVSGPFDGLELADEVAWVEARVTEMFDDIVPMLDSSDVDLARSVIEAHGGVAQKVDKHVAALSSGQALSGRSGHAVTVAIYLRFLKRVSAHLKNVATSVVNPYYRIGFREKEESED; this is encoded by the coding sequence ATGTGGAAAGAAATCGTCACACTGTTCAAGTCGGAGGGCCCGCTTCAGGAGGCCTACGACGAAGCGATCTTGGCGCTCCGAGAGTCGCACAGCATGTTCGACGACGCCGTCGCGCACCTCCATTCCGAGGGCGTGATGGAGACGGACATCTACAAGCGTGATCGGAGGATCAACAAGTACGAGCGCAGCGTCCGCCGAAAGATCGTCACGCACATGTCGGTGTCATCCAAGCCGGATATCAACCTCGGGCTGATCCTCACGTCGATCGTGATCGACATCGAGCGAATCGGGGACTACACGAAGAACATCGTAGAGCTCGCAGTGTCTGTTTCTGGGCCATTCGACGGCCTCGAACTGGCCGATGAAGTGGCCTGGGTAGAGGCCCGAGTCACAGAGATGTTCGACGATATCGTTCCGATGCTGGACAGCTCTGACGTCGATCTTGCACGTTCTGTGATCGAGGCCCACGGTGGAGTCGCTCAGAAGGTCGACAAGCACGTTGCGGCTCTATCCTCCGGCCAGGCCCTGTCCGGGCGGTCAGGGCATGCCGTCACCGTTGCGATCTATTTGAGGTTCTTGAAGCGCGTGAGTGCTCACTTGAAGAACGTCGCCACCAGTGTGGTGAACCCGTATTACCGGATCGGTTTCCGCGAGAAGGAAGAAAGCGAAGACTAA
- a CDS encoding DUF2911 domain-containing protein — translation MKIRHFVAVLGAVLITAPALSAQPRGSERGTMTQVVNGTRLTVDFSRPVARGRDNLFGGVVHWGEVWTPGANWATTLEVDRPIRLNGHTVEPGRYSVWMELKDGEPWRFMLNREVQLYHDSPYPADQVVLAFDVEPQQGAHMEALNWYVHAITSRTATLRMHWGPTFVEVDVETAEYMWDALPADERASYVGAYAFDTNDPTTGGPLQVTISVLEESGRIVGRWGGAPIALVPAGPAEFKIGFTRGGALFDVADEMTIRILVENGTSVGAELRWDGEAFGTANSGR, via the coding sequence TTGAAGATCCGCCACTTCGTTGCCGTCCTGGGTGCAGTCCTCATCACGGCCCCCGCCTTGTCTGCCCAGCCGCGTGGCTCCGAGCGGGGAACGATGACACAGGTCGTCAACGGAACCCGCCTCACGGTCGACTTTAGCCGCCCGGTCGCGAGGGGACGTGACAATCTGTTCGGTGGCGTCGTGCATTGGGGAGAGGTGTGGACCCCCGGCGCGAACTGGGCGACCACGCTAGAGGTGGATCGGCCCATTCGGTTGAACGGCCACACCGTCGAGCCCGGTCGCTACTCCGTGTGGATGGAACTCAAGGATGGGGAGCCGTGGCGTTTCATGTTGAACCGTGAGGTCCAGCTCTACCACGACTCGCCGTACCCGGCGGACCAGGTCGTGCTCGCTTTTGATGTCGAGCCCCAACAGGGTGCCCACATGGAGGCGCTCAACTGGTACGTGCATGCGATCACGTCGCGCACGGCGACCCTGCGCATGCATTGGGGCCCGACTTTTGTAGAAGTCGACGTCGAGACTGCCGAGTACATGTGGGACGCGCTCCCTGCGGATGAGCGAGCGAGTTACGTGGGGGCCTATGCGTTCGACACGAACGACCCCACGACCGGAGGCCCGCTTCAGGTCACGATCAGCGTGCTTGAGGAGAGCGGACGTATCGTAGGCAGATGGGGTGGGGCGCCGATCGCGCTGGTGCCGGCCGGGCCTGCAGAGTTCAAGATCGGATTTACTCGTGGCGGCGCACTCTTCGATGTCGCCGACGAGATGACCATTCGGATCCTCGTTGAGAACGGCACGAGTGTCGGTGCGGAATTGCGGTGGGACGGAGAAGCGTTCGGGACGGCGAACTCAGGGCGCTGA
- a CDS encoding Na/Pi symporter, whose product MTDPSRLGIQLETKPYIAVLQAVAFLLCLYLFFASIELMSAAFKMSGRGLAEQLLNTASDPLAGLLIGFLATSMIQSSSTTTTIVVGLVASGALTIELAVPIIMGANIGTTTTNTIVAIGHVTRPAEFERAFAASTVHDFFNLLAAFTILPIEVFFHPVQKSAVFLQSTFAGAGGMKLASPLKVVIRPLADFVTGLVPSTLPLMIIALLLLFIALRGMMKIMQGAVLSRLEGLFDRVLFRNDAASFTLGVVATASVQSSSATTSLIVPLAGTGVLSLRQVFPYTLGANIGTTITAILASFATGSPAAVTVALAHLSFNIFAIVIYYPLKALPLWMATKWGRIAAQSKGNTAGVFAVYIAAHVIPLMYILWSARR is encoded by the coding sequence GTGACAGACCCCTCCCGGCTTGGCATTCAGCTTGAGACCAAGCCCTATATAGCAGTACTGCAGGCTGTGGCTTTTTTGCTTTGCTTATACCTCTTCTTCGCGAGTATCGAGTTGATGAGTGCCGCGTTCAAGATGAGCGGCAGGGGTCTGGCGGAGCAGCTCCTCAACACGGCGTCGGATCCACTGGCTGGACTCCTCATTGGATTCCTGGCCACGAGCATGATCCAGAGTTCCTCGACGACCACGACGATCGTGGTTGGGTTGGTCGCCTCGGGTGCGCTGACCATCGAGTTGGCTGTGCCCATCATCATGGGTGCCAACATCGGGACGACGACCACCAACACCATCGTGGCCATTGGGCATGTAACACGGCCAGCGGAGTTCGAACGAGCCTTCGCCGCATCGACGGTGCATGACTTTTTCAACCTCCTGGCTGCTTTCACGATCCTGCCCATCGAGGTCTTCTTTCATCCCGTGCAGAAGTCTGCCGTATTTCTCCAGAGCACGTTCGCAGGCGCGGGCGGAATGAAATTGGCAAGTCCGCTGAAGGTCGTGATTCGGCCGCTGGCCGACTTCGTTACTGGGCTGGTCCCCAGCACGCTCCCGCTCATGATCATCGCTCTGCTCCTGCTCTTCATCGCGTTGCGCGGCATGATGAAGATCATGCAGGGAGCTGTACTCTCCCGGTTGGAAGGGCTCTTCGATCGAGTGCTCTTCCGGAACGACGCCGCAAGCTTCACGCTTGGTGTGGTCGCGACCGCGTCGGTGCAGAGCAGTTCGGCGACGACGTCGCTGATCGTGCCGCTCGCCGGGACTGGAGTGCTGTCGCTCCGTCAGGTCTTCCCGTATACGCTCGGTGCAAACATCGGCACCACGATTACTGCCATTCTCGCATCATTCGCCACCGGGAGCCCGGCGGCTGTGACCGTGGCCTTGGCACATCTGAGCTTCAACATCTTCGCGATCGTCATCTATTATCCGCTCAAGGCGTTGCCTCTTTGGATGGCGACGAAGTGGGGGCGCATCGCAGCGCAGTCGAAAGGCAACACGGCCGGCGTGTTCGCCGTGTATATCGCCGCACACGTCATACCTTTGATGTACATACTCTGGTCAGCCCGAAGGTAG